TTGGGGCAGTATCTGCTGGCGAACTAAGATTATTCATTTCATTGCCATATTTCGATGAAATGATAGTGTTCGAAGCATTAGGAAAATAGAATTTGATTGGATTGGCATCGCCACAGTTCGCGCTGTAGTCGGACCGGGCCACTTTTGTTACACCATTGCTATTACCGGGCGTGATGCCTGCATTGTAAACCGTTTCGTTATTGGGAGCTGCACTGATAAATGGATATGCGGTCAGTTCAGAGCGCCGTGATGGACATAAAAACGTAGGGACATAAGTTTGCATCTGTTGTGCCAAGGCATTAAATTTTTGAGCGCTTCCCTCCGCGGTGCCTTTACCCATTTCCCATAACGGGCGTTGTTCCATGAAAGGTAAGCAACTATATGCCCACCCGCCAGGCTGGCTCGCACCAAAACCATAATTCGGGTCGCCAGTTCGCGACCAGCTCCAGCCGCCGCTAGGGAAGAACTTCTGCGCATCGTAATGGGTTTGCCACGCGAGGCCAATTTGCTTCAAATTATTTTTGCACTCGCTGCGCCGGGCGGCTTCGCGGGCGGCCTGCACGGCGGGCAATAACAGGGCAATCAAAATTCCGATGATGGCAATCACTACCAGCAACTCGACCAGCGTGAAGGCGTGGGCTGAATGCGGAATGGGGAATGCGGAATGGGGAATGGGAGCATCGCCTGCGCGCTGCCCACTGACCACTGACACCTGATTCCCGAGTGTGCGGTGAGGAGTGCGGGATGAGCGGTGGGCTGAATGCGGAATGGGGAATGCGGAATGGGGAATGGGAGTGAGCGGGTGAGCAGGTGATGGGGTGCGGAGCGCGGGACGAGAATCGGAGTTGGTGCGCTGGCGGTCAGACATCGGGCTGGGGACAGCCCGGCTCGGACTTGACCACTGACCACTGACCACCGATCCCTGACCATTGACCACTGCCGGATAAGAGTGCACGGAACACCTCCCACACATAAAGAGGACGGATTTCGATAAAAAATTCGGCCCACACTTTTTCCGGGCGACGCGCCGCCGCTCGGAATCATTTTGCGCGTCACCGGCGCGCGCGGCCGACGAAATGGAGCTTCGTCGTAGCCTCTCCCCAGAACCCAGCGACCCGTACCCAGCGATCCGTTCACCAACCCCACAACTTGCAACGAATGACATGCCCGGT
This portion of the Pirellulales bacterium genome encodes:
- a CDS encoding DUF1559 domain-containing protein, which encodes MPHSAFPIPHSAHAFTLVELLVVIAIIGILIALLLPAVQAAREAARRSECKNNLKQIGLAWQTHYDAQKFFPSGGWSWSRTGDPNYGFGASQPGGWAYSCLPFMEQRPLWEMGKGTAEGSAQKFNALAQQMQTYVPTFLCPSRRSELTAYPFISAAPNNETVYNAGITPGNSNGVTKVARSDYSANCGDANPIKFYFPNASNTIISSKYGNEMNNLSSPADTAPMTIPPPTNFQWPTGLTNSCTGVSFQRSTIRSKDITDGLSHTYMVGEKYLDIDLYDLGTDIADNEWAWVGFDNDMYVSAYQPPKHDAKGTDDYNCWGGGHISTFNMVFCDGSVHSIPYSIDSANPNPPAGVPARTKAGIHQWLANRADNQSFQIDF